A genomic window from Variovorax paradoxus includes:
- the ruvB gene encoding Holliday junction branch migration DNA helicase RuvB has translation MTIQTDDFAPAPQRVVSAAPASPNEEAIERALRPKLLDEYVGQAKVREQLEIFIGAARKRKEALDHVLLFGPPGLGKTTLSHIIAAELGVNLRQTSGPVLEKPKDLAALLTNLEPNDVLFIDEIHRLSPVVEEILYPALEDYQIDIMIGEGPAARSIKLDLQPFTLVGATTRAGMLTNPLRDRFGIVARLEFYTPEELALIVTRSARLLKVETDETGGFEIARRSRGTPRIANRLLRRVRDYAEVKGNGRITEEIAHKALAMLDVDPQGFDLMDRKLLEAVIHRFDGGPVGLDNVAASIGEERDTIEDVIEPYLIQQGYLQRTPRGRIATLAAYRHLGVTPPSSRSDGQDLFGA, from the coding sequence ATGACCATCCAGACAGACGACTTCGCGCCCGCCCCCCAACGCGTGGTGTCCGCAGCCCCCGCATCGCCCAACGAAGAGGCGATCGAACGGGCCCTGCGCCCCAAGCTGCTCGACGAATACGTCGGCCAGGCTAAGGTGCGCGAGCAGCTCGAAATCTTCATCGGCGCCGCGCGCAAGCGCAAAGAGGCGCTCGACCACGTGCTGCTGTTCGGCCCGCCGGGCCTGGGCAAGACCACGCTGTCGCACATCATCGCGGCCGAGCTGGGCGTCAACCTGCGCCAGACCTCCGGCCCCGTGCTCGAGAAGCCCAAGGACCTGGCGGCGCTGCTGACCAACCTGGAGCCGAACGATGTGCTTTTCATCGACGAGATCCACCGCTTGAGCCCGGTCGTCGAGGAAATCCTGTACCCCGCGCTGGAGGACTACCAGATCGACATCATGATCGGCGAGGGCCCCGCGGCGCGCAGCATCAAGCTCGACCTGCAGCCCTTCACCCTGGTGGGCGCCACCACCCGCGCCGGCATGCTGACCAACCCGCTGCGCGACCGCTTCGGCATCGTTGCGCGGCTGGAGTTCTACACGCCCGAAGAGCTGGCGCTGATCGTGACCCGCAGCGCCCGCCTGCTCAAGGTGGAGACCGACGAAACCGGCGGCTTCGAGATCGCCCGCCGTTCGCGCGGTACGCCCCGCATTGCCAACCGCCTGCTGCGCCGCGTGCGCGACTACGCCGAGGTCAAGGGCAATGGCCGTATCACCGAAGAAATTGCGCACAAGGCGCTGGCCATGCTCGACGTCGACCCGCAGGGCTTCGACCTGATGGACCGCAAGCTGCTTGAGGCCGTCATCCACCGTTTCGACGGCGGCCCGGTGGGCCTCGACAACGTGGCGGCCAGCATCGGCGAGGAGCGCGACACCATCGAGGACGTGATCGAGCCCTACCTCATCCAGCAGGGCTACCTGCAGCGCACGCCGCGCGGGCGCATCGCCACGTTGGCGGCGTACCGCCACCTGGGCGTGACGCCGCCTTCGAGCCGTTCCGACGGACAAGACCTCTTCGGAGCCTGA
- the dmeF gene encoding CDF family Co(II)/Ni(II) efflux transporter DmeF produces MHTHDLSAWQHDHHFGADTASAERSTRLVMWITAAMMVVEIGAGWWFNSMALLADGWHMSSHALAIGLSAFAYAAARRYARDPRFAFGTWKIEVLGGFASALVLLGIAALMVVGSLERLWSPSAIHYPEAISVAVLGLVVNLVCARLLGGAHHHHHGHDHGHAHEHDDQGHDLNLRSAYMHVVADAATSVLAIAALLGGWFYGWAWLDPAMGIVGAVLVAVWAKGLLKETGKVLLDREMDHPVTQEIREGVETTLADSETRVADLHVWRVGRDAYACALTVVTHSMTLTADEVRACFSMHEEIRHSTVEIQRCVD; encoded by the coding sequence ATGCACACCCATGACCTGAGCGCCTGGCAGCACGACCACCATTTCGGCGCCGACACCGCCTCCGCCGAGCGCAGCACGCGCCTCGTGATGTGGATCACCGCCGCGATGATGGTCGTCGAGATCGGCGCCGGCTGGTGGTTCAACTCGATGGCGCTGCTGGCCGACGGCTGGCACATGAGCTCGCATGCGCTGGCCATCGGCCTGAGCGCCTTTGCCTATGCGGCCGCGCGGCGCTACGCACGCGATCCGCGTTTTGCCTTCGGCACCTGGAAGATCGAAGTGCTCGGCGGTTTTGCGAGTGCGCTGGTGCTGTTGGGCATTGCGGCGCTGATGGTGGTGGGCTCGCTGGAGCGGCTGTGGTCGCCCTCCGCGATTCACTACCCCGAAGCCATCTCGGTTGCGGTGCTGGGGCTGGTGGTCAACCTGGTCTGTGCGCGGTTGCTGGGCGGGGCGCATCACCATCATCACGGGCATGACCACGGTCACGCCCATGAGCACGACGACCAGGGCCACGACTTGAACCTGCGTTCCGCCTACATGCACGTCGTCGCCGACGCCGCCACTTCGGTGCTGGCCATCGCGGCGCTGCTGGGCGGCTGGTTCTATGGCTGGGCCTGGCTCGATCCGGCGATGGGCATCGTCGGCGCGGTGCTGGTGGCGGTCTGGGCCAAGGGGCTGCTGAAGGAAACCGGCAAGGTGCTGCTCGACCGCGAGATGGACCACCCGGTGACGCAAGAGATCCGTGAAGGCGTCGAGACGACGCTGGCCGATTCGGAAACGCGCGTGGCCGATCTGCACGTGTGGCGGGTGGGGCGCGATGCGTACGCCTGTGCGCTCACGGTGGTGACGCATTCCATGACGCTGACGGCGGACGAGGTGCGGGCGTGCTTCTCGATGCACGAGGAGATTCGCCACTCCACGGTGGAAATCCAGCGCTGCGTCGACTAG
- a CDS encoding lysoplasmalogenase family protein — protein MRPGQIIVLATPVFFLLIAIEFAVGRVRARRGTGQDTYRLADAVNSIGLGMLSQISAVLTGLLRIGIYAAVYSAVALFPQEAARDFWTTWYGWLLALVFYDFCYYWLHRMGHESAILWAAHVVHHQSQHYNLSTALRQTSSGALLGWVFYLPMAVAGVPPLVFGVVALVDLLYQFWVHTEQVGKLGWFDRWFCSPSNHRVHHAVNDKYLDRNYGGILIVWDRMFGSFREEDERCVYGTRGELRSWDPLWANAEVYWALAKDSWHARSWADKLRVWFKPPGWRPADVAARFPKPAFDISKVTRYEPVVSRAVQWFAGAQFMLMLAGAIFFLWFSDTMPLPQAAVWLAALTVSLWAIGGVLQGRLSMTEVLLIEAAALATASAALGIGWLHLVFKPLALSIAIFFAARRAVAAGAVTTFDGLLLTGLVASLAGDVLLMGPAKLFVPGLVCFLLAHLAYIALFRIGVGLFPRRGVLAATLLIGAGMYAFLWQGGLPVALRVPVGVYVIVIACMAAQAIGRAAVLRSADPSAPWVAVGACFFMLSDSLLATNRFVSPLPLASLWVLATYYAAQILIVRHTRPAGRTRS, from the coding sequence ATGCGCCCCGGCCAGATCATCGTTCTCGCAACTCCCGTTTTCTTCCTGCTGATCGCAATCGAATTCGCGGTCGGCCGCGTGCGCGCCCGACGCGGCACGGGGCAAGACACCTATCGCCTCGCCGACGCAGTGAACAGCATCGGCCTGGGCATGCTGAGCCAGATCAGCGCGGTGCTCACGGGGCTGCTGCGCATCGGCATCTATGCGGCCGTGTATTCGGCGGTGGCGCTGTTTCCGCAAGAGGCGGCGCGCGACTTCTGGACGACGTGGTACGGCTGGCTGCTGGCGCTGGTGTTCTACGACTTCTGCTACTACTGGCTGCACCGCATGGGCCACGAGTCGGCCATCCTGTGGGCGGCGCACGTGGTGCATCACCAGAGCCAGCACTACAACCTGTCGACCGCGCTGCGGCAGACCTCGAGCGGCGCACTGCTGGGCTGGGTGTTCTACCTGCCGATGGCGGTGGCGGGCGTGCCGCCGCTGGTGTTCGGCGTGGTGGCGCTGGTCGACCTGCTCTACCAGTTCTGGGTGCACACCGAGCAGGTGGGCAAGCTGGGCTGGTTCGACCGCTGGTTCTGCTCGCCGTCGAACCACCGCGTGCACCACGCGGTGAACGACAAGTACCTCGACCGCAACTACGGTGGCATCCTGATCGTGTGGGACCGGATGTTCGGCAGCTTCCGCGAGGAAGACGAACGCTGCGTGTACGGCACGCGCGGCGAGTTGCGCAGCTGGGACCCGCTGTGGGCCAACGCCGAGGTGTACTGGGCGCTGGCGAAGGATTCATGGCATGCGCGCAGCTGGGCCGACAAGCTGCGCGTGTGGTTCAAGCCGCCGGGCTGGCGGCCGGCGGACGTGGCGGCGCGATTTCCGAAACCAGCCTTCGACATTTCCAAGGTGACGCGCTACGAGCCGGTGGTGAGCCGGGCCGTGCAGTGGTTCGCGGGCGCGCAGTTCATGCTGATGCTGGCGGGCGCCATATTCTTCCTGTGGTTCTCCGACACCATGCCGCTGCCGCAGGCCGCCGTCTGGCTGGCCGCGCTGACGGTGAGCCTGTGGGCCATCGGCGGCGTGCTGCAGGGGCGGCTGTCGATGACCGAAGTGTTGCTGATCGAGGCAGCGGCCCTGGCCACGGCCAGCGCGGCACTGGGCATTGGCTGGCTGCACCTCGTCTTCAAGCCGCTGGCCCTGTCGATCGCGATCTTCTTCGCCGCGCGGCGGGCGGTGGCGGCGGGTGCCGTAACGACCTTCGACGGACTGCTGCTGACGGGGCTGGTGGCCTCGCTGGCGGGCGACGTGCTGCTGATGGGGCCGGCCAAGCTGTTCGTGCCCGGGCTCGTGTGCTTCCTGCTGGCGCACCTGGCCTACATCGCACTGTTTCGCATCGGTGTCGGCCTGTTCCCGCGCCGCGGCGTGCTCGCGGCGACGCTGCTGATCGGCGCGGGGATGTACGCGTTTCTCTGGCAAGGCGGGCTGCCCGTCGCTCTGCGGGTGCCGGTCGGCGTCTATGTGATCGTGATCGCCTGCATGGCGGCGCAAGCCATCGGGCGAGCCGCCGTACTGCGCAGCGCGGACCCGTCCGCGCCGTGGGTGGCGGTGGGCGCGTGCTTCTTCATGCTGAGCGATTCGCTGCTGGCGACAAACCGTTTCGTGTCACCGCTGCCGCTGGCGTCGCTGTGGGTGCTGGCGACCTACTACGCGGCGCAGATTCTGATCGTGCGGCACACGCGGCCTGCGGGAAGAACAAGGAGCTAG
- a CDS encoding UDP-2,3-diacylglucosamine diphosphatase: MQRDDAFLRAWHDTATRALDPEDDDRVRPPLQFRTLWISDLHLGTPGCQARALLDFLKHTECETLFLVGDIIDGWQLKRHWYWPQAHNDVIQKLLRKARKGTRVIFIPGNHDEFARKYLHHNFGGIDVAEEWIHETADGRKLWIIHGDLFDGVIQCAKWLAYVGDSLYEFTLKLNRHLNSLRARMGLPYWSLSKYLKGKVKRAVSYVGDFEVAVAREARKRGAQGVVCGHIHHAEMRDIDGILYCNDGDWVESLTALAEHADGTLEIIDWAQHMPVPTKATPQREAIAA; this comes from the coding sequence ATGCAACGCGACGACGCCTTCCTTCGTGCATGGCACGACACCGCGACCCGGGCCCTCGACCCCGAGGACGACGATCGCGTACGTCCACCCCTGCAATTCCGCACCCTCTGGATCTCCGATCTGCACCTGGGCACGCCCGGTTGCCAGGCTCGTGCGCTGCTCGATTTCCTGAAGCACACCGAGTGCGAGACCCTGTTCCTGGTCGGCGACATCATCGACGGCTGGCAGCTCAAGCGCCACTGGTACTGGCCGCAGGCGCACAACGACGTGATCCAGAAGCTGCTGCGCAAGGCGCGCAAGGGCACGCGCGTGATCTTCATCCCGGGCAACCACGACGAGTTCGCCCGCAAGTACCTGCATCACAACTTCGGCGGCATCGACGTGGCCGAAGAGTGGATCCACGAGACGGCCGACGGCCGCAAGCTCTGGATCATCCACGGCGACCTGTTCGACGGCGTGATCCAGTGCGCCAAGTGGCTCGCCTACGTGGGCGATTCGCTCTACGAGTTCACGCTCAAGCTCAACCGCCACCTCAACTCGCTGCGTGCGCGCATGGGGCTGCCGTACTGGTCGCTGTCCAAGTACCTCAAGGGCAAGGTCAAGCGCGCGGTGAGCTACGTGGGCGACTTCGAAGTGGCCGTGGCCCGCGAAGCCCGCAAGCGCGGCGCGCAGGGCGTGGTCTGCGGCCACATTCACCATGCAGAGATGCGCGACATCGACGGCATCCTCTACTGCAACGACGGCGACTGGGTCGAGAGCCTGACGGCGCTGGCCGAGCATGCCGACGGCACGCTGGAAATCATCGACTGGGCGCAGCACATGCCCGTGCCGACGAAGGCGACGCCGCAGCGCGAAGCCATCGCGGCCTGA
- a CDS encoding acyl-CoA dehydrogenase family protein, producing MAWALTAAETAFRDEVRDFLARELTPELRAAGRRCSGIFTDYEYGNRWHRVLAKRGWSVPHWPVEHGGTGWTPMQHYLFAAELAAADAPPRAPMGPGMVAPVIIAFGTEAQKRAWLPGIRSGEDYWCQGYSEPQSGSDLASLQCKAVRDGDHYVINGTKIWTTHAQYANRMFCLVRTTSGGKPQQGISFLCFDIPAPGITIRPIISISGDHELNQVFFDDVRVPADGLIGEENQGWTIAKYLLQHERGGAWAPMLRARLRRLTAAADAAFSASGGDAHEADDMALRLAEAECAIDALEATELQSLRAQARGEQPGIRPSMGKVLGSELRQRLTELGVEIAAHYAAADLPLDDGLQGELPIPEDAVFSMSAYLNDRAASIYAGSNEVQRNIVAAHLLAN from the coding sequence ATGGCCTGGGCACTCACGGCGGCGGAGACCGCATTCCGCGACGAGGTTCGAGACTTCCTGGCGCGTGAGCTGACGCCCGAGCTGCGTGCCGCGGGCCGGCGCTGCTCCGGCATCTTCACCGACTACGAATATGGCAACCGCTGGCACCGCGTGCTGGCAAAGCGCGGCTGGAGCGTGCCGCACTGGCCGGTCGAGCACGGCGGCACCGGCTGGACGCCGATGCAGCACTACCTCTTCGCGGCCGAGCTTGCCGCCGCCGATGCGCCACCGCGCGCACCCATGGGGCCGGGCATGGTCGCGCCGGTGATCATCGCCTTCGGCACCGAAGCGCAGAAGCGCGCGTGGCTGCCCGGCATCCGCTCGGGCGAGGACTACTGGTGCCAGGGCTACTCGGAGCCGCAGTCGGGCTCCGACCTGGCCTCGCTGCAATGCAAGGCGGTGCGCGACGGTGACCACTACGTCATCAACGGCACCAAGATCTGGACCACCCACGCGCAGTACGCCAACCGCATGTTCTGCCTCGTACGCACCACCTCCGGCGGCAAGCCGCAGCAGGGCATCAGCTTCCTGTGCTTCGACATTCCCGCGCCGGGCATCACCATCCGGCCGATCATCAGCATCTCGGGCGATCACGAGTTGAACCAAGTGTTCTTCGACGACGTGCGCGTGCCGGCCGACGGGCTCATCGGCGAGGAAAACCAGGGCTGGACCATCGCCAAGTACCTGCTGCAGCACGAGCGCGGCGGCGCATGGGCGCCGATGCTGCGCGCGCGTCTGCGCCGGCTGACTGCCGCGGCGGATGCGGCCTTTTCAGCTTCTGGCGGCGACGCACACGAAGCCGACGACATGGCCCTGCGCCTGGCCGAAGCCGAGTGCGCCATCGACGCCCTCGAAGCTACCGAGCTTCAATCGCTGCGCGCGCAGGCCCGCGGCGAGCAGCCGGGCATCCGCCCATCGATGGGCAAGGTGCTGGGCTCAGAGTTGCGCCAGCGGCTGACCGAACTCGGCGTCGAAATCGCCGCGCACTACGCCGCCGCCGACCTGCCGCTGGACGATGGCTTGCAGGGCGAGCTGCCTATTCCCGAAGACGCCGTGTTCTCGATGTCGGCCTACCTCAACGACCGCGCGGCTTCCATCTACGCGGGCTCCAATGAGGTGCAGCGCAACATCGTCGCGGCTCACTTGCTGGCGAACTGA